The proteins below come from a single Verrucomicrobiia bacterium genomic window:
- the mpl gene encoding UDP-N-acetylmuramate:L-alanyl-gamma-D-glutamyl-meso-diaminopimelate ligase produces the protein MFSGIRSVHFIGIGGTAMASAAAAMKQKGFQVTGSDQNIYPPMSTFLADQKIEFMSGYAEPNLAHKPDLVVVGNAISRGNPEAELVLEKKLRYCSLPELLKEFFIRGKRSIVVSGTHGKTTTTSLLTWVFEHNGLNPSYLIGGIPNNFSQGARFTDSEWFIIEGDEYDTAFFDKRSKFVHYLPEVAIINNLEFDHADIFENVGTIQTAFKRFINLIPRNGQLLGNGDDPNLAPLLNVTHCPVKRFGFGPDNAWRAEKITLAPTVTEFEMPSFKFRINLLGELNVRNALGVVAAARHCGLKNHQIQEAFDTFKGVKRRMEVRGVSGGVTVVDDFGHHPTAIRETLRALRVKFEGHRIWAIFEPRTNTTRRNVFQDELAAAFADADAVVVSQIARLELLQPDERLDPARLMQDIKASGKTAEYLPDADAIVYHVSKHAEGGDVICVFSNGGFGGIHGKLLDRLNYTGKK, from the coding sequence ATGTTTTCAGGCATTCGTTCGGTTCATTTTATTGGCATCGGCGGCACCGCCATGGCGTCCGCCGCCGCCGCCATGAAACAGAAGGGCTTTCAGGTCACGGGCTCCGACCAAAATATTTATCCGCCCATGTCCACATTCCTGGCGGACCAGAAAATCGAGTTTATGTCCGGTTACGCGGAGCCGAATCTCGCGCACAAACCCGACCTTGTCGTTGTCGGCAACGCCATTTCGCGCGGCAATCCCGAGGCGGAACTTGTGCTGGAAAAAAAGTTGCGCTATTGTTCGCTGCCGGAATTGCTCAAGGAATTTTTCATTCGCGGCAAACGCTCCATCGTCGTGTCCGGCACACATGGGAAAACCACCACGACCTCGCTGCTCACCTGGGTTTTCGAGCACAATGGCCTGAACCCAAGTTATCTCATCGGCGGTATCCCCAATAATTTCAGCCAGGGCGCGCGCTTCACGGATAGCGAATGGTTCATCATCGAGGGTGACGAATATGACACCGCGTTCTTTGACAAGCGCAGCAAGTTTGTTCATTACCTGCCCGAGGTTGCGATCATCAATAATCTTGAATTCGACCATGCGGATATTTTTGAAAACGTCGGCACGATCCAGACTGCCTTCAAGCGGTTCATCAATTTAATCCCGCGCAACGGCCAGTTGCTCGGCAATGGCGACGACCCGAATCTTGCGCCGCTGCTCAACGTGACGCATTGCCCGGTCAAGCGCTTTGGCTTTGGTCCCGACAATGCCTGGCGCGCGGAAAAAATTACTCTCGCACCGACCGTCACTGAATTTGAAATGCCCAGTTTTAAATTTCGCATCAACCTGCTCGGCGAACTCAATGTGCGAAACGCACTGGGCGTCGTTGCGGCGGCGCGTCATTGCGGCTTGAAAAATCATCAAATCCAGGAAGCATTCGATACCTTTAAAGGTGTGAAACGCCGCATGGAAGTTCGCGGCGTGAGCGGCGGAGTGACGGTTGTGGACGATTTCGGCCATCATCCGACGGCGATTCGCGAGACGTTGCGCGCGTTGCGGGTGAAGTTCGAGGGGCATCGCATTTGGGCGATTTTTGAGCCGCGCACAAACACGACGCGGCGAAATGTTTTTCAGGACGAATTGGCCGCGGCCTTCGCCGATGCCGACGCAGTGGTAGTATCGCAGATCGCCCGCCTCGAATTGCTTCAACCCGACGAACGCCTTGATCCGGCGCGCCTCATGCAGGACATCAAGGCTAGTGGAAAAACCGCCGAGTATTTGCCCGATGCCGACGCCATCGTGTATCACGTTTCAAAACATGCCGAGGGCGGCGACGTAATTTGTGTGTTTAGCAACGGCGGGTTTGGAGGAATCCACGGCAAGCTGCTCGACCGCTTGAAT